Genomic segment of Aliarcobacter trophiarum LMG 25534:
GTTGATGGTGTAATTGTTGATATAAATGATGAGAGAGTTTTAATTGATGTTGGACAAAAAATTGAAGGTTTATTGTCAATATCTGAAATTACAACAAATGGTGAAGTAAAGTATAAAGTTGGAGACACTATTCCTGTTATGCTTATGGGGAATAGAGGGGAAAGACCTAATATTTCACATAAAAAAGTACTTCAAAAAGAGAAGTTTAATAACTTTATAGCTACTCACGGTGAAAACTTTGAAGATGTTACTATTGAAGCTAAAATAGTATCTGTTAAACAAAGAGGTGGTTTTACTCTTGAGGATTCAACTGGTTGTGAATACTTTATGCCACTAGCGCAATCTTATATGAAAACTATTGGAGCAATTGGGAAAACTGTAAAAGCAAAAGTTATTAAAGTAAACAAAAATCAAAGCTCTATTATAGTTTCAAGAAAAAAACTAATTGAAGAGAGTAAATCTATAAAAGATAGTAAAATTGCTGAAATTCTAGAGAATAATGTACCAGTAAATGGTGTTATTAAAAAAATCACATCTTATGGAATGTTTGTTGATTTAGGTGGAATAGATGGTCTTGTAAACTACAATGAAATATCATATAAAGGTCCAGTAAATCCAGCAAACTACTATGCAGAAGGTGACACAGTATCTGTTGTAGTTCTATCTTATGATAAAAATAAACAACACTTAAGCCTTTCAATAAAAGCTGCTTTATCAAATCCTTGGGAAGAGATAAGAGATAGATTAGAAGTTGGTGATACAATTACTGTAACTGTTTCAAATTTTGAGTCTTATGGTGCTTTTGTTGATTTAGGAAATGATATTGAAGGTCTTTTACATATTTCAGAACTTTCATGGAATAAAAATATCAAAAATCCAAAAGAGATTTTAAATATTGGAGATGAGATCAATGTTGAAGTAATTGAACTAAACTTTGACCAAAAAAGATTAAGAGTTAGTTTAAAAAATCTTCAAGAAAAACCATTTAATAAATTTGTAAACTCTCACAAAGTTGGAGACATTCTAAAAGGAAAAATTGCAACTCTAACTGAATTTGGTGCATTTGTTACTTTAGGTGATGTTGATGGTTTACTTCACAATGAAGAGTCTAGTTGGGAGCCAAATAGCAAATGTAAAAACCTTTTCAAAAAAGGTGATGAAGTTGAAGTTAAAATTATAAAAATTGATAGAGAAAAAGAGAATATATCTCTTTCAATCAAAGAGATAGCAACTTCTCCTGCAAAAGATTTCCAAGATAAATATAAAATTGGTGATATTGTAAAAGGTGCTATAAAAGATAAAAAAGATTTTGGTCTATTTATAAAACTTGAAAACAATTTAGATGGACTTGTAAGAACTGAAGATTTTGGACCATTAAATATTGATGAAGCTACAATTGGTGATGAGATTGAAGCTGTTGTTATAAATATTGACACTAAAAAGAATAGAGTTAGATTATCTATAAAAAGATTAGAACAACAACAAGAAAGAGATATGCTAAAGTCTGTAAATGATGATATGTCTATGACTTTGGGTGATGCTATAAAAGACCAATTCAAAAAGTAGGAATATTTTAATGAGTAAAAAAACAATTGTAGTTTGTGACCATATTCACGAAGCTGGATTAAAAATTTTAGAAAAAACAGAAGATATAAATTATATATTTGCAGCCAATGTTGATAAGGTAAAACTATTAGATATTATAAAAGATGCAGATGTTGCAATTACTAGATCTTCAACAGATGTTGATGAGAAGTTCTTAAACGCAGCAGTTAACTTAAAAGCAATTATAAGAGCTGGTGTTGGATATGATAATGTTGATATTGAAGGTTGTAGCAAAAGAGGAATAATTGCTATGAATGTTCCAACTGCAAACACTATTGCAGCGGTTGAGCTTACAATGGCTCATATGCTATCTTGTATGAGAAAATTTCCATATGCTCATAATCAACTAAAAATTGATAGAGTTTGGAAAAGAGAAGATTGGTATGGAAATGAACTTTATGGT
This window contains:
- a CDS encoding 30S ribosomal protein S1; its protein translation is MRMEDIDLGEDFDFEQMLNESFEQAENNSVVDGVIVDINDERVLIDVGQKIEGLLSISEITTNGEVKYKVGDTIPVMLMGNRGERPNISHKKVLQKEKFNNFIATHGENFEDVTIEAKIVSVKQRGGFTLEDSTGCEYFMPLAQSYMKTIGAIGKTVKAKVIKVNKNQSSIIVSRKKLIEESKSIKDSKIAEILENNVPVNGVIKKITSYGMFVDLGGIDGLVNYNEISYKGPVNPANYYAEGDTVSVVVLSYDKNKQHLSLSIKAALSNPWEEIRDRLEVGDTITVTVSNFESYGAFVDLGNDIEGLLHISELSWNKNIKNPKEILNIGDEINVEVIELNFDQKRLRVSLKNLQEKPFNKFVNSHKVGDILKGKIATLTEFGAFVTLGDVDGLLHNEESSWEPNSKCKNLFKKGDEVEVKIIKIDREKENISLSIKEIATSPAKDFQDKYKIGDIVKGAIKDKKDFGLFIKLENNLDGLVRTEDFGPLNIDEATIGDEIEAVVINIDTKKNRVRLSIKRLEQQQERDMLKSVNDDMSMTLGDAIKDQFKK